A stretch of the Comamonas testosteroni TK102 genome encodes the following:
- a CDS encoding helix-turn-helix transcriptional regulator, which translates to MNPPLSANSGTRMLFAQASVAARSRVFQQLKRVGKSTVSQSLHFDTQTATTALQVVQEASITPESAAEFDRDARYKKPVHKPFPVICLDGDGYIRLNDVLTVYPVSRAAWYDGVLKGIYPAGVKLGPRSVGWSRAAIRELIANPPKF; encoded by the coding sequence ATGAATCCTCCCCTCTCCGCGAACAGCGGTACCCGTATGTTGTTCGCTCAAGCTTCTGTGGCGGCTCGTTCTCGCGTCTTCCAACAGTTGAAGCGTGTGGGTAAATCGACGGTGTCGCAGAGCCTGCACTTCGATACTCAGACTGCCACGACTGCACTTCAGGTGGTTCAGGAGGCCTCCATAACTCCAGAGAGTGCTGCTGAGTTTGACCGAGACGCCCGCTATAAAAAACCAGTCCACAAGCCGTTTCCAGTGATCTGTTTGGATGGCGACGGCTATATACGTCTCAATGACGTTCTGACGGTATATCCGGTCTCGCGTGCGGCATGGTACGACGGCGTCCTCAAAGGCATCTATCCCGCAGGCGTAAAACTTGGCCCCCGCTCAGTCGGCTGGTCTCGTGCCGCCATCCGCGAGCTCATCGCAAATCCACCGAAGTTCTGA